The sequence GCCTTGCGCCGGCGGCCACGGCGGGCCTGGGGCGAGGTAGCCGCCTCCCGGGGCGCTGTACACGCCGTGCTGGTTGGAGGCCGGGTAGGCGCAGGCGGGGAGGAAGCCGCCCACGGCAGAGAGGGTAGAGGCCGACTGTGGGGATAGAGGGGGACCGTCAGCAGCAGAAAATCCTGCCTTCTCTAGCCCACGCCATCACTGAGACGGGGGTTCTCACCCATTATCCCTCCCCCACGCCCTGTCCCCATCCATCAGCCCCATGAGAGGCCTGGCCTCTAAATTTCCTAGTAAGGACTCCTTGGCAAAGTGATTTCTAAGAATTCACTCAAACTGTTACAAATAATGATTTGAAGGGGTTATAGTGTTCATATCGGGATTTAGAGAAAGAAGGTCCTTGACTGTGGACCTGTGATCTGGAGTTCCTGCTTTTTTAGCTAAGGTATCTTGGCAAAGGCAAGTCAACCCCTCGAAAGTCAGACTCCCCCAAACTAGTACGCTTGAGGAAAGGACAAAAAGGATGCTTGCTGGCTGACCTCCAGATACAACCATCTCTCTGCCTggaaattttgtcttttctttctctctctttttccccacTTCCCCAAACCTTCTGCTTCCCTACTTAAGGTCACCTCCGGCACGGGCCTCCTGGTTACCTGAGTGTATTTAATGTCTGCCTCTAAGGCAGGTTTCTCCAGCCCATTCACTGCAGGGGTGGCGGGGAAGGCCGTGCGGTTCACACCGGCCCAGTCTTCCATCTTGGGAGAGTAAGTGGTGCCTTCGCTCCCAGCCAGGGCCCCTGCAGGGGACAGAGGACAGATTAGAAGGTGCCTCTGAATCTGCCCTGGGCACATGTGTGGCCAACTACCCAGCTTGTATCTGAAGGCAGGGCCAGGGTTCCCACAAAATTTGTAGGTGGCCTGACACTCCACCAGTAGACAGAGGGCAACAGGGACTGGGATGTTCACCACTCCGGGTGGGGCAGAGGAAAGGCAGCCAGGCCTGCTGACCGGTCCTCCTAGCCTTCAGCCCGCTTCCCACGAACGCCAGGCTGCTGCTGAGTCAAAGCCTGGGCAGACTCAGCCAAAGCGGCTGCTCCATTGTCTAGACACAGCTCCCAGAAACTTCCCAGTTCAAATCTACAGCAACCTCAAGAAAATTGTATTGATTTCTCAACATCTGCACAAGTATCTGGAGGGCAGGGAGATGATTCTACCAGAACTGCCTCCAGAAACACCCAGGGTTTCCCAAAAGAAGTATCAACATTGTGGTCCCCGCGGGTCAGATAGAAGCAGACAGCTGCTCCCCGGGCCCTTGTGTGTGCCAGGAACCAAGGGAAAGCTCCAGATCTGCATGCAGGCTTGGTGGGGTCACCTCCCGACCAGCTGCCCACTGACATTCCATGGGAAGCTTTAGCCTCAGACTGGGTTAGAGCCACTGGGAGACACAAAGGGAGCGCAGGGCCACAGAGGCGCTGCTACTGCTGGAGCTGAGCACTCACAGTTTCTTTCCAGCCACCACTCTTTCCTCCTAGGCTACCTTGAATTTTGCTTCTTACCCTCCTCCTGAGTCTGCTCTCCTAAGAGTGTGCCATCCCCTGGCCAGCTGCTGGCAGCCAGGGACAGGGCAAAGAAATCCAGACCGATTCTGGCCAGATTCTTTCCCCCTCAGGCATCAAAGTTGCCCCAAACTTCCCTGCCTTCCCCATCTTCCTCGTCACCCATTTGACCAACAGTTTGTTGAGCTTTAATTGCAGATAAACGACAAATCCTTGTGAAGGTGGCTGCAGCCCCAGCAGCCATCACCCCAAACTCCAGGACCTGCAAGGCCACAGGGCCTTAGAGAGGTAGGCCACTCAACCGACCACAAGATCCCTTTTCCTTTAACTCAGAAGAGCCACTGGGCCTGGGAGTGGGGGGCCAGAACCCTTGGGAAATTGTGACGGATTCTGAGAGCTAAAGAAAGCGTCTCAAAATTGCCTGAGCGTTTTTTCCCCCCTTAGATTTGGCAATAGGGGTTTGCATACTTTTTGCAAGAATGAAAAAGCGCAATTTCAGGCCTCCAAATTTGTGGTTGGCGATTGCTCTTccatttgggaaatattttccatatttgtcATAAAAAGTTCAAGATGTCCGAGGTCTCTGACAAAAGGCCCAGGACCCCCAGCCTCCCTGGCCAGTGTGGAGCTCTCCCCTGAGCCAGAACCTGTCCCGGGAGGAGAGCGAGTGTGAGTCCTCTCCTGCAAGCCTGCCCGCCCCAGGTTCTGCCCCTTAATAGAAGGCTACGAAGGCCGCCACGACTGACCTGTTTGCTCCATAAACGTCCGGATGCCCAGGATGTTGCTGACCGAGTGTGCCGAGGGCCATGAGCGCGGGATGCTGACGTGGCCCGCCGTGCCCGGGACCCCGGGGTGGCTGCCCATCTTGGCGCCGGTGGGCGACACGGGACTGGGGTAGGGGTACTGGTAGATGTGGTTGTAGGGCAGCGTAGGCTGCGACGGCGGCTGCTTACTTGCCTCGTACGGTCCGGGCTGCGCCAGGCTGCCGATCTTGTTGCGCAGGATGCGGCTGATGGAGCTCACCGAGGGCACATTGTACTTGTCACAGACGCCGTCGGCCAGCAGCCGGTCGCGGATCTCCCAGGCAAAGATGCCAGGGTCTCCCTGCTTGTAGTCCCGGATGTGCTTGACCACGTTGGGAGTGGTGACGCGGGGCTTGCTGCCCCCGATGGCCCCGGGCAGAATGGAGCCGGTCTCGTTGTAGCGCGCCAGGATCTTGCTCACGCAGCCGTGGGATACGCGGAGCTGCCTACTGATGTCACAGGGTCTGATGCCCAGCTGCGCCAGCTCCACAATGCGCAAGCGGATGGCGTTGGGCAGGGGGCGGCCGTTGACGAACACACCGCCCAGCTGGTTCACCTCGCCATACGTCTGCTCTGCGGATGCGCCAGACAACAGTGAGCAGGCAGGGAAGAAAACACCGGGCGGGTTAGCCCAGGGTCCCCACGCGGAGCGAGGGACTGCACCCAGGCGCACTTCCAAAGGGTGACCTGTGGGTCCCCAGACAGCTCGGAGTCCAAGGGCAAACCGCCTGGGTCCGGCTTGGAGTGGGCAAGGGCACAGAGGAGCCGCGGAGTGGAGCGTCGCGCATTGTAGCCCTCCGTGCCCTTTCGCGACTTTTAGCGCGTCTACTTGGAACACGCCCTTCCCAGACTTGCTGAACTGTCCCCTCCTGGGGACCAGAGGAGAATGTAGCTCCTCCAGGACCCAGGACTGGGTCGCCCAGGGAAAGCGGACTAGAGGGAACGGAGGCACACGGACCCGACCCACCTCATCAGCCCGCCCGCGCCCTGCCTGTCGCCCGCCCCTTACCCATAGCGCGCGGGCCGGTCAGCTGCCTGGCGCCGGGGTGGCCGGGGTGGCCGGGGCTGGGCCCGGCGCAGTCCGGGAGAGCTtgggcgccgccgccgccgcgggaGAGGCATAGAGGGAGGGCGCGCGAGAGCCGAGAGCCGCGGCGGCCCAGCCGCGGGCTGGAGACGCGCTGTGAGCGGCCGCCGAGCGCGCTGCCGCCCGCTCCAGGGcctgccgccgccgctgctgcccCCTCCCAGGACACTCTCCACGCCCGCGACCCCAGGCCCAGGGTGAACTTCATCCGATTGGGAGAAATTCGTCTGACCGGGAGGCTGCAGCGTGCGGGAATCAATTTGACGTGTCCTCCACGTCAATCTCGGCAGTCACGCCGAAGACGCGCGAGTTGGCAGCTCATTGGTTCCCGTCACTGCTCCCCAGCGTCCCCCTCCCAGCCCTGAAACTCTACCCCCTCCTtctatcctcccgcctcggccctCCTCCACCCCCTCCAACCCACccctcttacacacacacacacacacacacacacacacacacacacacacacatcatttgGGCCTGGGACCTTGCACTACTCTGAGCCCCTTGcagccccttccctcctctgGCTTTGGGAATGATGGGGAAGTCATCTCAAATTGATTAGTGTGCTAGTACTAGTACTCGTTTtcgttttggttttatttttatttccgcCACCATTAATAATAAGATAGAGAATAAAAGTATCGTGGCAAGGTGTTTAGGGTGTGGCTGTCTCTACCTCCCCACTCCCTGGGCAGCGGCCGGGGAAGAGTGGGATCAATACCCCAGCTGGCTGGGAGTGTCAAGGTGAGCGTCCAGCGCGGTGCAGGGCTCCTGGCAGGAAGACACAAGGCGGAACTGATTCCTGCGTGTCCTGTTCTTGGCCAGGTCCTCAATCCTTCTCTCAGGAAATCCTCACAACGTTTAATAGCCGACCACTCTCGGAATAGTGGGGGTGATTTCGGTGATGCGAGAGGGGCACGGTCCAAATCCTGTCTCCTACAGCCAGGCCCAGCCACCAGAACTCATTCCTCTCCAAGAGGCGACAGAAGGGGCAGGAGGCAAAAGGATTCCGGCCTGCTGCTACTAGGCGCATAGATCCGGCGCCCTCCGGTCCCCAAGCGCGACCGAGGGGAGGCCAAATGCATAGCTCCAGCTCTAGGCCTGAAGGACAAGTTCCTTTTTCCTTGGCGGTGGAATCCAGCACCACTCTATCCCGGGTGGCCTGGTCTCGTCTTTCTCCCAGCACCTGCAGCTTCAGGAAGTCTCGGTTAAATCACAAAATGGTCATTTCCCCTTCATTTAAATGAGGTTTTGCGCAGTCCTGAATTATTTGCCCCTGAAATTGAGTATCAACAATTTCTCTGTTTCTACTCTGCACCAGAGCAGTTCTGAACTCCCCAACCTGCGCAGCTAACCGTATCCGGTAGCCATGCGGTGAGGCCCAGGAGAAAACTCGTGGTTTTGAACCTGAACTGATTTGAGGGGGTCAGGACCTGAGAGTTCTGAGGTTGAGCCCAGTAAGCACCAAAGGCATTGGGCCGAATGTGCTAGATCAGGAAGAGGGCATAGGGGAGAGAGGACGAACAGCAGAGATTTCTGAGACTCCCAGCTCTCCCCTGGAGGGGAGaaccctcttcccctccctcccgcCCACCCCAAGGGTCTAGCTCTCCTTAGCCACCCAGAGTTGAATATGGCGCCAGCGCGGTGACAGTGGCTGAGGAGCACATGGACCCTATCAGCCCTGCTTGGGGAGCCATGGCTGCGGAGGCTCCGACCCCTTTCCCTCCACTGCGGGGCCAGAGAGCATCCCTGGCTCCTAATCCACCCGTCTAAATGTATCTGTTAAGAGAGACTGACTCAGGCTCTCTAGAGAGAGCACGCGGTGGGGCCACAGGCAAGAATTACCTCCGGAAAAAGAGAAATCAGGTTTAAAAGAAGTGAACTCTTCCTCTCCAGCGGCATGAACACAGTACAGTCTCTGTCTCTAGGAAGTCCTGGAGACCTGGAGGAGGTTTGAGGGTCAGCGCACTGGCAGGAGGATGCGAGAGTGGGAGCAGAGGAACCTATGTAGAAGATCAGGCCTGTCCATGACAGCGTAGGTTTGGAGTAAGGAACGGGGAAAGGGAATGGTTTGGATTAAAGTGGGCACGCCAAAGCCAGGAGTTATGGGAAGGCAGCTAAGAGAGGACTAAGCTTGCACAGTATGCCCAGGACTCCGGGGGTGCGGGTAGTGGGGACGCACCCTGCCCAGTGCTCTCCATTGCGGAATCTGCTAGCCTCTGATCTAGACCTTCGTCGGGCGCGAGATACCAAGAAAGGTTGATTTCCAGACCTTGGAGTCTCTGAGATAAAGGAACGCCACATCCCTGCCTCAATCCCTTGCATACTCGTGATCCGGAAAAGCAACTAAAGCCGCTTCTTCCCCTCAGTAGGTGAGGAGGCAATAAGCACACTCAAAGAGGAGGAAATAAAGCTGGTTGTGACACCGTGAGGGCTGGTTAGCCCAACTACCCTTTCAGGGGAACGTCCACCCCACCTCTGCTGCCGAGCTTGGAAAACTGGCGAGGAGTCGCAGTCCGGGACAAAACTCCGCCCCTGCCCCCGTGAAGGCAGCCCTTGGCTGGGGGCGACTGTAGAGGAGAGAGTCTGGGGATTGCGCACGATGAGAGGGGGTGGTTCTCTGGGGTAGCGGAGTCCGCGGGCCCTCGTCTCAATCCCAGCCCCTTTCCCGCAGCCAGCTGTGCGCGATTGGAACCACACAGTCCTCGCTGCAGCCTTCTGCACGATCGGGCATAGGGAAAACCTTACAGTTTGTCGCCCCCTGTCGTCCCCCGGCTGGGCTTCGCGGGTTCCCGAGCGGCAGGCTAGGCTTGGGGAGAGGTGGCCCTAAGATGAGactgcagaaggaaaagaaacgtctctcccacctcccaagGAGGCAGCTTAGCCCTCTCCATGGCCCGGGGACAGCTACTAGTGAGCGCTGAGCGCACAGAGGTAAAGAGCTCGCGGATTCTGCGTTTTTAGTTGGCTGGGTTTGGCACCGTATTTCTACTTGCTCTGGGCGCGGAGTGCAACAAAGTGTCGCTTCCAGGGTCGCGGGAGCCTGTTAGCTGAGGGCGCACTCAGAAACCTGGGGCAAAACTCTTCCGCCTGGGGCTGGACTCCTACCAGGGCAGAGGATGGATGTGAGGGTACCCCAGTGGCCTCGGGCCCTCGCCCAGTTTTTCCCAaggcagggaaagaaagagaggtaaACTCTGTGCCAAAATCGGGAGTCAAAAAGGAGGCGCGAAGGGGTGCCTGTCCTTCTGGGGACTGGGGTTGGCGGCAAGGGGGGTTACTGGTGAGTACTCCCTTGCTGCAGGCCACCTGAGCCGTGAACTCAGCACCTGAAACTTCAGACTGCTAACCACCCAGGGATTCGGTGACAGGGCTGCTCTTGGAGCTACAGTCGCCCCCACTTCAGGTCTCCTATGTCGCTTTGATTTTTGGTGGGTTTCGGGGAGTTAAAACAAGCAACAGGCCGGGATGTTCCCGGGGTCCATGCATTTCAAGGTCTCCAGGAGAAACCTTAAAAAGCTGATTTAAGTCCAACTTGGGCATACGGGTGCGCATTTCGGTTCTTGTGGGAAGTAACAGAGAACAGAAAACACAGGTGGCACTCCCCGAGGGCCCCCGGCCAGGCTTGGGCCTAACAACGAACGCTGGTACCCACCAGCAGCAGCCCGCAGGGGCCGCAGGGCCGGGATCCCGGATCTTCCTCACGATGCCCTAGCCTCAGGCCTTAATAGGCCTGCTTTCCCTCCTGCATGAGTCCTGGCTCTGCTTAGGACCTGCGCTTTTACTGTGTTTTTAAGAGCACTGAGCCGTGAGTCTTGTGGTTCAAAATCAAAGTCAAATTGAgtctcttaattttcttcttaaatttacttttgaagagaaaaaaaaaaaaaagcagctcgGGTTACAAACACACTTTATGCATCATGTACCAAACTCCACACGTACACATGCCCACCGTTTTGCAAAAAGATCCGCCACACCAtacttaaaaataagaagaagaaaattgacGAAAAGAGAAATGAGGAGCTGCTAGCTGCAAAGAAACTATGGGAAGAAAAGCTGAGCCAGATCGGGGAGCTGCAAACCCTCGGGAAACGCGAACAGCTAACAAACCAAAAGTTGGCTTTGTGCGACAAAGCAACGAAACTCCGCGGGGAGTGACTGCGGCGATGGAAGAAGCGGGgcgaggaagggagaggaagactGGATTCTGAATTGGCGCCTGTGAGCGCTGCCTCGGAGCGCGAGGTCAGCGCGTCCTCCCTACGTTGTGGATCCTCAAGGACGAGGTGGGGAGTGCGTTTTGCACAGAAC comes from Macaca fascicularis isolate 582-1 chromosome 10, T2T-MFA8v1.1 and encodes:
- the PAX1 gene encoding paired box protein Pax-1 isoform X1, which produces MKFTLGLGSRAWRVSWEGAAAAAAGPGAGGSALGGRSQRVSSPRLGRRGSRLSRALPLCLSRGGGGAQALPDCAGPSPGHPGHPGARQLTGPRAMEQTYGEVNQLGGVFVNGRPLPNAIRLRIVELAQLGIRPCDISRQLRVSHGCVSKILARYNETGSILPGAIGGSKPRVTTPNVVKHIRDYKQGDPGIFAWEIRDRLLADGVCDKYNVPSVSSISRILRNKIGSLAQPGPYEASKQPPSQPTLPYNHIYQYPYPSPVSPTGAKMGSHPGVPGTAGHVSIPRSWPSAHSVSNILGIRTFMEQTGALAGSEGTTYSPKMEDWAGVNRTAFPATPAVNGLEKPALEADIKYTQSASTLSAVGGFLPACAYPASNQHGVYSAPGGGYLAPGPPWPPAQGPPLAPPGAGVAVHGGELAAAMTFKHPNREVADRKPPSPGSKAPDALSSLHGLPIPASTS
- the PAX1 gene encoding paired box protein Pax-1 isoform X3, coding for MKFTLGLGSRAWRVSWEGAAAAAAGPGAGGSALGGRSQRVSSPRLGRRGSRLSRALPLCLSRGGGGAQALPDCAGPSPGHPGHPGARQLTGPRAMEQTYGEVNQLGGVFVNGRPLPNAIRLRIVELAQLGIRPCDISRQLRVSHGCVSKILARYNETGSILPGAIGGSKPRVTTPNVVKHIRDYKQGDPGIFAWEIRDRLLADGVCDKYNVPSVSSISRILRNKIGSLAQPGPYEASKQPPSQPTLPYNHIYQYPYPSPVSPTGAKMGSHPGVPGTAGHVSIPRSWPSAHSVSNILGIRTFMEQTGALAGSEGTTYSPKMEDWAGVNRTAFPATPAVNGLEKPALEADIKYTQSASTLSAVGGFLPACAYPASNQHGVYSAPGGGYLAPGPPWPPAQGPPLAPPGAGVAVHGGELAAAMTFKHPNREGSLPAPAARPRTPSVAYTDCPSRPRPPRGSSPRTRAWRERQADPGAQVCAAAPASCAGRTGGHAAEAEEASAGPRGARPASPQAQPCLCPDLPHFLYWPGFLGFS
- the PAX1 gene encoding paired box protein Pax-1 isoform X2; this encodes MKFTLGLGSRAWRVSWEGAAAAAAGPGAGGSALGGRSQRVSSPRLGRRGSRLSRALPLCLSRGGGGAQALPDCAGPSPGHPGHPGARQLTGPRAMEQTYGEVNQLGGVFVNGRPLPNAIRLRIVELAQLGIRPCDISRQLRVSHGCVSKILARYNETGSILPGAIGGSKPRVTTPNVVKHIRDYKQGDPGIFAWEIRDRLLADGVCDKYNVPSVSSISRILRNKIGSLAQPGPYEASKQPPSQPTLPYNHIYQYPYPSPVSPTGAKMGSHPGVPGTAGHVSIPRSWPSAHSVSNILGIRTFMEQTVADRKPPSPGSKAPDALSSLHGLPIPASTS